In Altererythrobacter rubellus, the following are encoded in one genomic region:
- a CDS encoding 3'(2'),5'-bisphosphate nucleotidase CysQ, with protein sequence MIDSDRLETIVREAGRIACDLWPGNGHALDSWEKEPGSPVCEADLAVDAFLKRELGALLPSAGWLSEETGDAPERLNRGLIWLVDPIDGTRDFVRGRTGWCVSVALVSSGKPLIGMLCAPARKEEWLSVAGKGAWCNGAALRASRRAIFSGARVPIDQLPQADSDLVMVDKPNSIALRIAMVAADEADLVATLRWGYEWDIAAATLIAREAGAEVTDAFGGPLAYNKRDPRAFGVLVCAPEIHGDAVARLADRAAELAPTTKGQR encoded by the coding sequence TTGATCGATAGCGACCGCCTCGAAACCATTGTCCGTGAAGCTGGCCGGATCGCTTGTGATCTGTGGCCGGGTAATGGACATGCGCTGGACAGTTGGGAGAAGGAACCCGGATCGCCCGTTTGCGAGGCGGATCTGGCGGTTGATGCATTCCTGAAGCGCGAACTGGGCGCGTTGCTGCCTTCCGCCGGTTGGCTGTCGGAGGAGACCGGAGATGCGCCCGAGCGCCTGAATCGTGGCTTGATCTGGTTGGTTGATCCGATCGACGGCACGCGTGATTTTGTGCGCGGGCGCACCGGCTGGTGTGTGTCGGTAGCGTTGGTCAGCTCAGGCAAACCGCTTATCGGCATGTTGTGCGCACCTGCCCGCAAAGAAGAGTGGCTAAGCGTCGCAGGCAAAGGCGCGTGGTGCAACGGAGCGGCACTGCGCGCATCGCGGCGCGCCATTTTTTCGGGTGCGCGCGTTCCAATTGACCAATTGCCGCAAGCAGACAGCGATCTTGTTATGGTCGACAAGCCAAACTCGATTGCCTTGCGGATTGCGATGGTTGCGGCGGACGAGGCGGATCTGGTCGCAACGCTGCGCTGGGGCTATGAGTGGGACATTGCCGCGGCAACCTTGATCGCGCGTGAGGCCGGTGCAGAAGTCACAGACGCTTTCGGCGGGCCGCTCGCCTACAACAAACGCGATCCGCGCGCCTTTGGCGTTCTGGTTTGTGCCCCTGAGATTCATGGCGATGCAGTCGCGCGACTAGCGGATCGCGCAGCGGAACTGGCCCCAACAACAAAGGGCCAGCGCTAA
- the sucC gene encoding ADP-forming succinate--CoA ligase subunit beta, translating into MNIHEYQAKELLAKYGIGIPAGHAALTVEEAVEGAKKLPGPLYVVKAQIHAGGRGKGKFSELGPDAGGGVRLAKSIEEVESHAKEMLGNTLVTIQTGDAGKQVNRLYVTDGVDIAKEYYLSMLVDRASGRVAMIVSTEGGMDIEDVAHNTPEKITTITIDPAQGFMPHHGRAAAFALKLTGDLNKQCQKLTKQLYTAFMDLDMEMLEINPLVETEDGQLLVLDTKMSFDGNALFRHKDVEELRDVTEEDPAEVEASEYDLAYIKLDGNIGCMVNGAGLAMATMDIIKLNGAFPANFLDVGGGATTEKVTAAFKIILKDPAVEGILVNIFGGIMRCDTIAEGIVIAAKEVDLSVPLVVRLEGTNVEQGKEILANSGLPIVPADDLGDAAKKIVAEVKQAA; encoded by the coding sequence ATGAATATCCACGAATACCAGGCAAAAGAACTTCTCGCGAAATATGGCATTGGCATCCCTGCCGGCCACGCTGCGCTCACAGTTGAAGAAGCTGTTGAAGGCGCAAAGAAACTGCCCGGACCGCTTTATGTCGTGAAGGCGCAAATCCACGCGGGTGGCCGCGGCAAGGGCAAGTTTTCGGAGTTGGGCCCGGACGCAGGCGGCGGTGTTCGTCTGGCAAAAAGCATTGAAGAAGTCGAATCGCATGCCAAGGAAATGCTCGGCAACACGCTGGTGACCATCCAGACGGGCGACGCCGGCAAGCAGGTCAACCGCCTGTACGTTACCGATGGTGTTGATATTGCTAAGGAATACTACCTGTCGATGCTGGTCGACCGAGCATCGGGTCGCGTTGCGATGATTGTCTCGACCGAAGGCGGGATGGACATTGAAGATGTAGCGCACAATACGCCGGAAAAGATCACCACGATCACTATCGACCCGGCCCAAGGCTTCATGCCGCATCATGGCCGCGCGGCTGCCTTCGCACTCAAACTGACCGGCGATCTCAACAAGCAGTGCCAGAAGCTGACCAAGCAGCTCTACACAGCCTTTATGGATCTCGACATGGAAATGCTGGAGATCAACCCGCTGGTCGAGACCGAGGATGGCCAGCTGCTGGTGCTCGACACCAAGATGAGCTTCGATGGCAATGCGCTGTTCCGTCACAAGGATGTCGAAGAACTGCGCGACGTAACCGAGGAAGATCCCGCTGAAGTCGAAGCGAGCGAGTATGACCTCGCTTACATCAAGCTGGACGGCAACATCGGCTGCATGGTCAATGGCGCAGGACTTGCCATGGCGACGATGGACATCATCAAGTTGAACGGCGCCTTCCCGGCGAACTTCCTTGACGTGGGCGGCGGTGCGACAACCGAAAAGGTCACTGCGGCGTTCAAGATCATCCTGAAAGACCCGGCAGTCGAAGGCATCCTGGTCAATATCTTCGGCGGGATCATGCGCTGCGACACGATTGCGGAAGGTATCGTGATTGCGGCCAAGGAAGTCGACCTAAGTGTACCTCTGGTTGTTCGCCTCGAGGGCACCAATGTCGAGCAAGGCAAGGAGATCCTCGCCAATTCCGGCCTGCCGATCGTTCCGGCCGATGATCTGGGCGATGCCGCGAAGAAGATCGTGGCTGAGGTGAAGCAAGCGGCTTAA
- a CDS encoding DUF445 domain-containing protein produces MATSALPHAYKFGGEPLTADRARRMRWTATGLLGVMAVLFFTTHGLVGDHWAWGYVNAFAEAAMVGGLADWFAVTALFRHPLGISIPHTAIIPENKDRIADTMAQFLRENFLTPAVVARRMAGMNMAKAVGEYLTNPRSSLEEGDGPSRLTGGVSELLAEVLESLDPDRLGNQVRAGLGNQFAKIDVSPLVGRMLEGAIADGRHMPLMDGFIRWAGLTLEDNEGTVRDIIELRANAVMRWTGLDERISISVLDGLYKLLAEVLVDPEHPIRSKIEEGLEKLANDLQHDPKTRERVESMKRDLIENPALADWWMGVWERIRQSLIRGARDPKNVLGEEMRKLLGEMGSAMQQDLRLQLQINRLARRTMVGVATRYGGQIVQLVSETVKRWDAVTITGRIESAVGRDLQFIRINGTIVGGLVGMTLHFIIGWM; encoded by the coding sequence ATGGCGACCAGCGCTCTACCTCACGCATACAAGTTCGGCGGCGAACCGCTGACGGCGGATCGCGCACGGCGCATGCGCTGGACGGCCACAGGCCTGCTCGGCGTTATGGCGGTGCTGTTCTTCACCACGCATGGTCTGGTGGGCGATCACTGGGCCTGGGGCTATGTCAATGCCTTTGCGGAAGCGGCCATGGTCGGCGGACTGGCAGACTGGTTCGCGGTGACCGCACTGTTCCGCCATCCGCTGGGCATTTCTATTCCGCACACTGCGATTATTCCGGAAAACAAAGACCGGATCGCGGACACCATGGCACAATTCCTGCGCGAGAACTTCCTCACGCCCGCCGTTGTTGCGCGGCGCATGGCGGGCATGAATATGGCCAAGGCGGTTGGCGAATACCTCACCAATCCCCGGTCAAGTCTTGAAGAGGGCGATGGCCCCTCACGACTGACGGGCGGCGTGTCTGAACTTCTCGCCGAAGTACTTGAATCGCTCGATCCGGATCGCTTGGGCAATCAGGTTCGCGCGGGGCTTGGCAATCAATTTGCCAAGATCGATGTATCACCGCTCGTCGGGCGCATGCTCGAGGGCGCGATTGCCGATGGGCGCCATATGCCGCTGATGGATGGTTTTATCCGCTGGGCAGGGCTGACGCTTGAAGACAATGAAGGCACGGTCCGTGATATCATCGAATTGCGCGCGAATGCCGTGATGCGCTGGACTGGGCTGGATGAGCGGATTTCCATCTCTGTTCTCGATGGGCTTTACAAACTGCTGGCCGAAGTTCTGGTCGATCCCGAGCATCCAATTCGCAGCAAGATTGAAGAGGGCTTGGAAAAACTCGCAAACGATCTTCAGCATGATCCCAAAACGCGCGAGCGGGTGGAATCGATGAAGCGTGACCTGATCGAGAATCCCGCGCTGGCCGATTGGTGGATGGGTGTTTGGGAGCGTATCCGGCAATCGCTGATCCGCGGCGCGCGTGATCCAAAAAATGTTTTGGGCGAGGAGATGCGCAAGCTGCTCGGCGAGATGGGCAGCGCGATGCAGCAGGACCTTCGTTTGCAGCTTCAGATCAACAGGCTTGCGCGCCGTACAATGGTCGGCGTTGCTACCCGATATGGCGGGCAAATCGTGCAGCTGGTGTCAGAAACGGTCAAGCGTTGGGACGCTGTTACCATTACCGGCCGTATCGAAAGCGCGGTCGGTCGCGATCTGCAGTTCATCCGCATAAACGGCACGATCGTGGGTGGCCTCGTGGGGATGACGCTGCACTTTATTATTGGGTGGATGTGA
- a CDS encoding energy transducer TonB yields MRALGLVLVAGSIGIAAPATADDDTVILEPSSYWSVDFGEEKCRLARAFGEGEDRHLLFIEQGGPKSSFGFMAIGPAFERFRRPDRIEIQFGGFEPMTDQMPMLGNTEGVGASLIFSNMNFRVRPETEGDAEEERRKAPLPRLDVEAANQIDSISVSYGKRNVVFNTGDLGEAVTVMNECALNFVEAWGLDRAAHETMSRLPRWTNEQAVVRRIKATYPLQALRRGESGIIRLRVTVEEDGSISDCILDKATIAESLDPPACREMRRAEFEPALDKGGNPMRSFYQTNIIYRVS; encoded by the coding sequence ATGCGCGCTTTGGGACTTGTCTTGGTAGCAGGATCAATCGGCATCGCCGCGCCTGCGACGGCTGATGACGACACGGTGATCCTTGAACCAAGCAGCTATTGGAGTGTGGATTTCGGCGAAGAGAAGTGTCGCCTGGCAAGGGCATTTGGCGAAGGTGAAGACAGACATCTGCTTTTCATTGAACAGGGTGGCCCAAAATCGAGCTTTGGATTCATGGCGATTGGACCGGCATTCGAACGATTCAGGCGGCCGGATCGCATAGAAATCCAGTTTGGTGGATTCGAACCAATGACCGATCAAATGCCGATGCTTGGGAACACTGAGGGTGTGGGTGCATCTCTGATCTTTTCCAACATGAACTTTAGGGTCAGGCCCGAAACCGAAGGCGACGCGGAAGAAGAACGGCGCAAGGCACCCTTGCCCCGACTTGATGTCGAAGCAGCCAATCAGATCGACTCGATTTCGGTGAGCTATGGCAAGCGAAATGTCGTATTCAATACCGGCGACCTCGGTGAAGCAGTCACGGTTATGAACGAATGTGCACTCAATTTCGTCGAAGCTTGGGGTCTTGACCGTGCGGCGCATGAAACCATGAGTCGATTGCCCAGATGGACGAATGAGCAGGCCGTTGTGCGGCGCATTAAAGCAACCTACCCGTTGCAAGCGCTACGGCGCGGTGAGAGCGGCATCATCCGTCTCCGGGTGACAGTGGAAGAAGACGGCTCCATCTCGGATTGTATCTTGGACAAGGCAACTATCGCGGAATCGCTTGACCCCCCTGCTTGTAGAGAAATGCGACGCGCCGAGTTTGAACCAGCTTTGGACAAGGGGGGCAATCCGATGCGATCTTTCTATCAGACCAATATCATCTATCGCGTTAGCTAA
- the lspA gene encoding signal peptidase II, translated as MNEFLTRNRMIGLGIAALIFVSDQFIKWLVDGPLGLSRELDKMDLLPFFDLTRVHNRGVSLGLFEATSEEMRWILVGVTALIAIVVAVWMFRERLLGDIIGLGMILGGALGNIVDRTRFGYVLDYADFHIGDFRPFLIFNVADAAITIGVVIILVRSFFVSDKERQAEQIAEEGPRARPVE; from the coding sequence ATGAACGAATTCCTCACCCGCAACCGCATGATCGGGCTTGGCATTGCCGCGCTGATCTTTGTCAGCGACCAGTTCATCAAATGGCTGGTAGATGGCCCGCTTGGCCTATCGCGCGAACTCGACAAGATGGATTTGCTGCCGTTCTTTGACCTCACACGGGTTCATAACCGCGGCGTTTCGCTGGGCCTGTTCGAAGCAACCAGCGAAGAAATGCGCTGGATCCTTGTGGGCGTGACTGCGCTGATCGCCATCGTCGTTGCTGTATGGATGTTCCGCGAACGATTGCTGGGTGACATTATCGGCCTAGGCATGATCCTGGGCGGCGCGCTGGGCAATATCGTGGACCGCACGCGGTTCGGCTATGTGCTCGACTATGCCGATTTTCATATCGGGGATTTCCGCCCATTCCTCATTTTCAATGTCGCTGATGCCGCTATCACCATCGGCGTAGTGATAATCCTTGTGCGAAGCTTCTTCGTAAGCGACAAGGAACGTCAAGCTGAACAAATTGCTGAAGAAGGGCCGCGTGCGCGGCCCGTGGAGTGA
- a CDS encoding DUF3035 domain-containing protein — protein sequence MPSLKTPILLIATSAMLAGCGGGGFLNRERPDEFAVQRQAPLVVPPDFNLVPPAPGAPRPGDGSTQEQALEALFGGPAPRSQVETSALDRAGTAAPGIRSSVGDPQTNTVAKGSVTRDIIAAPSGAGASATAVIPG from the coding sequence ATGCCTAGCCTAAAGACACCAATTCTCCTGATCGCGACCAGCGCCATGCTGGCCGGATGCGGCGGTGGCGGCTTTTTGAACCGCGAACGACCAGACGAGTTTGCTGTGCAACGTCAGGCACCTTTGGTGGTTCCGCCAGACTTCAATCTTGTTCCGCCAGCTCCGGGTGCACCGCGCCCTGGCGATGGCTCGACGCAAGAACAGGCGTTGGAAGCCCTGTTTGGTGGCCCTGCCCCGCGCAGTCAGGTAGAAACCAGCGCGCTGGACCGCGCGGGCACAGCGGCGCCCGGCATCCGCTCTTCAGTGGGTGACCCGCAGACCAATACGGTCGCCAAGGGCTCTGTTACGCGCGACATCATCGCTGCACCTTCAGGTGCAGGCGCATCAGCGACTGCCGTTATTCCTGGCTAA
- a CDS encoding electron transfer flavoprotein subunit beta/FixA family protein, whose product MKILVPVKRVIDYNVKPRVKADGSGVDLANVKMSMNPFDEIAVEEAIRIKEAGKAEEIIAVSVGPAKAQETLRTALAMGADRAILVEVEDGVDVEPLAVAKILKAIAEEVGPGIVMLGKQSISDDSNQTGQMLAALMGRPQGTFANTVEVDGDSVIVKREIDGGLETVKLSLPAIVTTDLRLNEPRYASLPNIMKAKKKPLDTKSPADYGVDITPRLTTTNVSEPPVRQAGEKVEDVDALVAKIKALGIA is encoded by the coding sequence ATGAAAATCCTCGTCCCCGTCAAGCGGGTGATCGACTACAACGTGAAGCCGCGCGTCAAGGCGGATGGTTCAGGCGTAGACCTGGCCAACGTCAAGATGAGCATGAACCCCTTCGATGAAATCGCCGTTGAAGAGGCGATTCGTATCAAGGAAGCTGGCAAGGCAGAAGAGATCATTGCAGTCTCTGTCGGCCCGGCCAAGGCGCAGGAAACGCTGCGTACCGCGCTCGCCATGGGTGCAGACCGCGCGATTCTGGTCGAGGTGGAAGACGGCGTTGATGTAGAGCCGCTCGCGGTTGCGAAAATCCTCAAAGCCATTGCTGAGGAAGTAGGCCCAGGCATCGTGATGCTCGGCAAGCAGTCAATCTCTGACGACAGCAACCAGACCGGTCAGATGCTCGCCGCCCTGATGGGCCGCCCGCAAGGCACCTTCGCCAATACCGTTGAGGTGGATGGCGACAGCGTGATTGTGAAGCGCGAGATCGACGGCGGTCTGGAAACCGTAAAGCTCTCGCTGCCAGCGATTGTTACCACTGACTTGCGCCTCAACGAGCCGCGCTATGCTTCGCTGCCGAACATCATGAAGGCGAAGAAGAAGCCGCTCGATACGAAGAGCCCGGCTGACTACGGCGTGGACATCACCCCGCGCCTCACCACCACCAATGTCTCCGAGCCGCCGGTTCGCCAGGCCGGTGAAAAGGTCGAAGATGTTGATGCTCTGGTCGCCAAAATCAAAGCGCTCGGCATCGCGTAA
- a CDS encoding electron transfer flavoprotein subunit alpha/FixB family protein, giving the protein MKTLVWVEHDNSSVKDATLAVVTAAAKLGDVHLLVAGSGCASVADEAAKIAGVGTVHLADDAAYEHALAENVAPLVAGLMDSHDAFLAPATTTGKNIAPRVAALLDVMQISDILSVEGEKTFTRPIYAGNAIATVESSDPKLVITVRGTAFDKAAPEGGSANVEAVGSTGDAGTSSFVSSEIAKSERPELTSAKVIVSGGRALKDSETFEATITPLADKLGAGIGASRAAVDAGYVPNDYQVGQTGKIVAPEVYVAIGISGAIQHLAGMKDSKTIIAINKDEDAPIFQVADIGLVADLFKAVPELTEKL; this is encoded by the coding sequence ATGAAAACTCTCGTTTGGGTCGAACACGACAATTCAAGCGTTAAGGACGCAACGCTGGCGGTGGTCACCGCTGCGGCAAAGCTGGGCGACGTGCATCTGCTGGTCGCGGGTTCAGGCTGCGCAAGCGTGGCAGACGAAGCCGCCAAGATCGCAGGCGTTGGCACGGTGCATCTGGCAGACGACGCAGCTTACGAGCACGCGCTGGCAGAGAATGTTGCGCCATTGGTCGCTGGCCTGATGGATAGCCATGACGCGTTCCTCGCGCCCGCAACTACGACGGGTAAGAACATCGCGCCGCGGGTCGCCGCATTGCTCGACGTGATGCAAATCTCGGACATTCTGTCAGTCGAGGGCGAGAAGACATTCACCCGTCCGATCTACGCAGGTAATGCGATTGCCACTGTGGAATCGAGCGATCCAAAGCTCGTCATCACGGTTCGCGGCACAGCGTTTGACAAGGCCGCGCCTGAAGGCGGCTCAGCCAATGTCGAAGCGGTTGGAAGCACAGGCGATGCAGGCACATCCAGCTTCGTCAGCTCCGAGATCGCCAAGAGCGAGCGTCCTGAACTGACCAGCGCAAAGGTGATCGTATCGGGCGGCCGCGCACTCAAGGACTCGGAAACCTTCGAAGCAACGATCACGCCGCTTGCTGACAAGCTGGGCGCTGGCATCGGCGCGTCGCGCGCTGCGGTGGACGCAGGTTATGTCCCGAATGATTACCAGGTCGGCCAGACCGGCAAGATCGTGGCACCGGAGGTCTACGTCGCGATCGGTATCTCCGGCGCGATTCAGCACCTCGCTGGCATGAAGGATTCAAAGACCATCATCGCCATCAACAAAGATGAAGACGCCCCGATCTTTCAGGTGGCGGACATCGGCCTTGTCGCTGACCTGTTCAAGGCTGTGCCGGAACTGACTGAAAAACTTTAG
- a CDS encoding DUF6265 family protein produces the protein MKLSKRMMLVMAAALSAAPVASEEPQMETRIGEKDFVSPPATIGQLDWLVGQWAGEGIQGAPAMESWLSPIGGTMVGAFVQETTEGAIMFSEHMYILPQDGSLALKLKHFNADLTGWEEKDDMLTFRLVAIEPCAAYFNALTLRCADPDNPGEGLVAAVRMQSGGELSFRFDRMAGPGASSIERCLDAVSTVEINECLAATLTRADGHLARYLAAAIERAKDESVLVAKIKAGDDTFVAYRESECDAVYENWKGGTIRGAMALDCKIAMTDRRTYTIWQNWLTYMDGAPPILPEPGPTR, from the coding sequence ATGAAACTGAGCAAGCGTATGATGCTGGTTATGGCTGCGGCGCTTTCGGCCGCACCTGTAGCGAGCGAAGAACCGCAGATGGAAACGCGAATAGGCGAGAAGGATTTCGTTTCACCGCCTGCCACAATCGGCCAGCTGGACTGGCTCGTGGGTCAATGGGCAGGCGAAGGCATTCAAGGCGCGCCCGCTATGGAAAGCTGGCTATCGCCGATTGGCGGCACGATGGTGGGCGCCTTTGTGCAGGAGACAACCGAAGGCGCGATCATGTTCTCTGAGCACATGTACATTCTGCCTCAGGACGGCAGCCTTGCGCTCAAGCTAAAGCACTTCAATGCCGACTTGACGGGCTGGGAAGAGAAGGATGATATGCTCACCTTTCGCCTCGTCGCTATCGAGCCTTGTGCAGCCTATTTCAACGCGCTGACACTGCGCTGTGCCGATCCGGATAATCCGGGCGAAGGGCTGGTGGCTGCTGTACGGATGCAATCCGGTGGGGAGCTGAGTTTTCGGTTTGACCGAATGGCGGGGCCGGGTGCGTCGTCCATTGAGCGCTGTCTCGATGCTGTTTCCACCGTAGAAATAAACGAATGCCTTGCGGCGACTCTAACGCGTGCAGACGGCCATCTCGCTCGTTACCTCGCCGCGGCGATTGAGCGGGCAAAAGACGAATCGGTTCTCGTGGCTAAGATCAAGGCAGGCGACGACACCTTTGTCGCGTATCGTGAAAGTGAATGCGATGCAGTTTATGAGAATTGGAAAGGTGGAACAATAAGGGGCGCGATGGCTCTTGATTGTAAGATCGCTATGACCGACCGGCGCACGTACACAATCTGGCAAAACTGGCTGACATACATGGACGGAGCTCCACCAATTTTGCCTGAACCCGGGCCGACGCGGTAG
- a CDS encoding hemolysin family protein, whose product MTPFPWPEALIIACLIVLNGVFAMSELAIVSAKPARLKGKRDKGSAGAKVALQLAADPGKFLSTVQIGITLVGIIAGAYSGASLGGPVGERMLALGVPPEWAGDAGFALVIALTTYFSLVVGELVPKQLALRHAVPIAVAMSRPMALVARIAAPLVWVLDTSSGLLIRLLGVRPGGQSSVTAEELHMIFADATRSGTIEEDQHQILTGVVRLAERPVRELMTPRTELDWIDVSADEAAIRQAIEDSPHSLLPIADGSPDNVLGVVKVREVLGALVAGEKVSLKRLMRKAEVVPDQLDAMDALRVLQQSEVAMAMVHDEYGHLDGIITPVDLLTAMAGEFASDQDEGDTPLLVEREDGSLLVSGSLSADALADRLGIEYDVNREFGTAAGYVLSVLKQLPVAGDHFHDQGWRFEVVDMDGRRIDKLLISQE is encoded by the coding sequence GTGACACCGTTTCCTTGGCCTGAAGCCCTCATTATTGCTTGCCTGATCGTGCTCAATGGCGTGTTTGCCATGTCCGAGCTGGCGATTGTATCGGCTAAGCCTGCGCGCCTGAAGGGCAAGCGAGACAAAGGCTCGGCCGGTGCGAAGGTTGCGCTGCAGTTGGCGGCTGATCCCGGCAAGTTTCTCTCGACCGTGCAGATCGGGATCACACTGGTGGGCATTATCGCCGGTGCCTATTCTGGGGCGAGTCTGGGCGGGCCAGTGGGCGAGCGGATGTTGGCCTTGGGCGTCCCGCCTGAATGGGCCGGTGATGCCGGGTTTGCGCTTGTGATCGCGCTGACGACATATTTCAGCCTCGTGGTAGGCGAGCTTGTGCCCAAGCAGCTGGCCTTGCGGCATGCCGTACCGATCGCGGTAGCAATGTCGCGCCCTATGGCGCTTGTGGCCAGAATTGCCGCGCCGCTCGTCTGGGTGTTGGATACATCGTCTGGTTTGCTGATTCGTTTGCTGGGCGTGCGTCCGGGTGGGCAGTCGTCTGTGACCGCTGAAGAACTGCATATGATCTTCGCTGATGCAACGCGTTCAGGCACGATCGAGGAAGATCAGCATCAGATCCTGACCGGTGTTGTGCGTTTGGCAGAACGGCCAGTACGCGAATTGATGACGCCGCGTACTGAGCTCGACTGGATCGATGTCAGCGCGGACGAAGCAGCGATCCGCCAGGCAATCGAAGACAGCCCGCATTCTTTGCTGCCAATCGCGGACGGATCGCCCGACAATGTTCTGGGCGTTGTGAAAGTGCGCGAAGTTCTTGGCGCGCTGGTGGCGGGAGAGAAGGTGTCCTTGAAGCGGCTGATGCGCAAAGCGGAAGTCGTCCCCGATCAGCTTGATGCCATGGACGCGCTGCGCGTGCTCCAACAATCTGAAGTCGCAATGGCGATGGTTCATGATGAATATGGCCATCTGGATGGTATCATCACACCGGTCGATCTGCTCACCGCAATGGCCGGCGAATTTGCCAGCGATCAGGATGAAGGTGATACGCCGCTGCTGGTCGAGCGCGAGGATGGATCGCTATTGGTGTCGGGATCGCTATCGGCCGATGCGCTCGCGGACCGTTTGGGCATCGAATATGACGTGAACCGGGAGTTCGGCACTGCGGCCGGTTACGTATTGTCAGTCCTGAAACAGCTACCTGTCGCAGGAGATCATTTCCACGATCAGGGCTGGCGCTTTGAGGTTGTCGATATGGACGGTCGCCGGATCGACAAACTCTTGATTAGCCAGGAATAA
- a CDS encoding OmpA family protein: MKTSRIMLSSLAAASLLGTSACVTDPNTGERKVSRTAIGGVGGAVLGGLLGGAIGGKTGRIVGAVAGGAAGGYAGYTMDQQIKELKEETEGSGVEVTEVDNGEAILLNLPDNVTFDVGSATLNPGFRSTLDGVAENLVQYPNSLIDVYGHTDSTGSDAFNQTLSERRAQTVANYLQSRGVSQARIRWQGFGETLPVASNDTAEGRARNRRVEIKIIPFDEQDVREAQPQQSY; encoded by the coding sequence ATGAAAACATCACGAATTATGCTTTCGAGCCTGGCGGCGGCATCGCTGTTGGGCACCAGTGCCTGTGTCACGGACCCCAACACCGGCGAGCGCAAAGTCTCACGCACAGCCATTGGCGGTGTCGGGGGTGCAGTTCTGGGCGGGCTGCTTGGCGGCGCAATTGGCGGCAAGACCGGACGTATTGTCGGCGCGGTGGCTGGCGGCGCAGCGGGCGGTTACGCCGGCTACACAATGGATCAGCAGATCAAGGAGCTGAAAGAAGAGACCGAAGGCTCTGGCGTTGAAGTCACTGAAGTCGACAATGGCGAGGCGATCTTGCTCAACCTGCCTGACAATGTGACATTCGATGTTGGCAGCGCGACGCTGAACCCCGGCTTCCGTAGCACGCTAGACGGCGTAGCGGAAAATCTGGTGCAGTATCCCAACAGTCTGATCGATGTGTATGGCCACACCGACTCGACCGGTTCGGATGCATTCAACCAGACATTGTCAGAGCGCCGCGCGCAAACCGTTGCCAACTACCTTCAGTCGCGCGGCGTCTCGCAAGCGCGAATCCGCTGGCAGGGCTTTGGCGAGACTTTGCCGGTCGCATCGAATGACACTGCAGAAGGCCGCGCGCGCAATCGCCGGGTCGAGATCAAGATCATTCCGTTCGACGAACAGGATGTGCGGGAGGCGCAACCCCAGCAGAGTTACTAA